In Sphingobacterium sp. SYP-B4668, the sequence TGTAATTTGTTGTTTTTCGAGTAACAAACTTGTTATTTGTGTATTGAGCGATGAAATTGGATAATTATTAATTGCTAAATGTCACATTTTTTCAAAATCGTCTCCTCTTTCTTTCAGTGCAGACATTCGTGGTGAGACCGATTTTACATCGGTATTTGGATAATCATCTTCGATTAAACCATCTCGCATTCTGACGATGCGATGTGCATGTTGAGCTATATCCTCTTCGTGCGTAACAAGTATAATCGTATTGCCTTTAGAGTGGATGTCTTCTAAGAGCCCCATAATTTCAATAGACGTCTTGGTGTCCAGATTACCGGTAGGCTCATCCGCTAGTATAATCGACGGGTCGTTGATCAATGCACGTGCAACGGCTACACGTTGCCGCTGTCCACCGGACAACTCGTTAGGCTTGTGGTCGGTACGGTGCTCCAATCCTACGCTGGTGAGTGTCGCCAGTGCTTTCTCGTCCCTTACTTTTTTGGACTTGCCGGCGTATATCAACGGAAGCGCTACATTCTCTAATGCAGTAGATTTAGGCAATAGATTGAATGTTTGGAATACGAATCCAATTTCTTTATTCCTGACTTCCGCAAGCTCGTCATCCGACATCTGGCTTACATTGATACCGTTGAGAATGTAGTCACCTTTTGAAGGAGTGTCCAAACATCCCAATATGTTCATTAACGTAGATTTGCCAGAGCCTGAAGGACCCATCAACGCAACAAATTCTCCTTTGTTGATATGTAGAGAAACTGATTTGAGCGCATGTATAGTCTCAGATCCTATAATATATTTTCTGCCGATATCTGTTATTTCAATCAGTGGATGCTCCGCCATTTGTTCTGTAATTATTGGTCAAAAGTTACGATATTTTATTTGTTTCCCAATGGGTTTTCATTTTTTCGTAAATCAGCAATTGCAGTTCACCTGAATTCTCATCCGTGTATCCATCTGTAGAAATGGGGGCGAGGATTGTAGATTGGACTATACCCGGCCGCGAGCCGAATGTAAGTCCACTGTCCCAAAGAACGTCCCAGGCATTATGGATAATAATAGGGATGATGGGGATATTATTTTGTATAGCCATCCTAAAAGGACCTGACTTGAATTCGTGAAGTTGTGGCGGGTAACCATCATCTATTTTACCTTCAGGAAACACAACTACAGATCGTCCAGCAACGAGCAATTCGTTCGCTCTTTTGAACGCCTTGAAGGCTGATATCCTGCTTTTTCGGTCCACAGTAATGTCAATACTTTTGAAGAAGATGCGCGTTACTGGATTTTTTAGAAGCTCTACCTTACCTAGAAAAGAAAAGGGTTGCTTACAAAGATGGGTAATGGCGGTAATATCCAAAATTGAGGTGTGATTGGCACATAGCACATACGGTTGGGACCAATCGATAGGCACTTCATGACGGACTTGAAAGCGTATTCCTACCGTATAAGCCCCTAAAATGCTAATCCATTTTCGACAAAAGGCAATCTGATTATAATATTTCTCAGGCCGTTTACACAGAAATAATAGGAAAGGGAAAAATATAATGAAAAATAGAAACACGGATGTCAAATAGCATATCCGATGGATTTTTCTGAATATCCTGATCATAGACATAGTAATGTAGACGGAAACTTAATTCTATAGAAAGTCAAGGTCCTGGGCAAGAGATAGCACGAGCTGAAATTTTGCCAGGACCTCACCTAGGACTATTTACTTAGTTCCGCATAATACTTATGGAACAACGGAATCGTCGAAATTCCCATGAGATAGTTCTCAATACCATATTTCTCATTTGGTGAGTGAAGATTATCACTGTCCAATCCAAATCCCAACAATACAGTTTTTATCCCCAACACATCTTCAAATAATGCAACGATAGGGATAGAGCCACCACCTCTAGTTGGGATAGGTTTAATGCCAAATGTCTCTTCCAGCGCTTTTTCAGCCGCTTGATAGGCCGCGCTGTCCGTTGGAGTTACTACGGGCTCTCCTCCATGATGAGGTTTGACCTCAACTTTAACGTATGCTGGAGCTATCGACTCAAAGTGTTTTTTGAACAAGTTTGTGATTCTTTCGGAGTTTTGATTAGGAACTAATCGCATCGAGATTTTTGCAAAGGCTTTTGATGGAAGCACGGTTTTGGCACCTTCCCCAATATATCCACCCCAGATACCGTTTACCTCCAATGTCGGCCGGATTCCGGTGCGTTCGATAGTCGTGAATCCTTTTTCACCCCACACTTCCGCTATGCCCAAATCTTTTTTATATTCTTCGATTTCAAAAGGAGCTTGATTTAAGGCTTTACGTTCTTCCTCGGATAGCTCAACGACATCATCATAGAATCCTGGGATTGCAATATGATTGTTTTCGTCATGTAGCGAAGCAATCAGTTTGGATAAGATTGTAGCCGGATTGCCAACAGCTCCTCCATATACCCCAGAATGAAGGTCTCTGTTAGGGCCTGTGACCTCAACTTCTACATAGGAAAGACCTCTAAGGCCAGTTTCTAAAGAAGGTTGTTGCATGCTGATCATGGAGGTGTCAGAAATAACAATGACATCAGCAGCTAGCTTATCCTTGTTTTCTTTGACGAAAGTACCCAGATTTTTTGAACCAACCTCTTCCTCACCTTCAATCATAAACTTGATATTACAAGGCAAAGTATTATTCTTCATCATGTATTCAAATGCTTTGACATGCATGTAAAACTGGCCCTTATCATCTGCAGATCCCCTTGCATATATTTTACCATCTCTTACAGTTGGTTCGAACGGAGGGGTATCCCAAAGTTCATATGGATCTGCTGGCTGCACATCATAGTGGCCATATGTCAATACTGTAGGTAAAGATGGGTCAATGATTTTCTCGCCATATACAATAGGGTAACCTGCAGTGGGACATACTTCCACATTGTCAGCGCCCGCTTCGCGCAATTTCTGAGCTACAAATTCAGCCGTTTTTTCGATATCCCCTTTAAATTTAGGGTCTGCACTCACAGAGGGAAGTCTAAGCAAATCAAACAACTCATCTAAAAAGCGTTGTTTGTTTGCCTCCACATATTCTTTGATATTTTGCATAGTATGAATGTATTTGCACCAAAATTACATAAAACTATTTTGTTAATGAAGATCCACGGGGTGGATTATACCTGTCCAAAAAAAGATTTATTTTTTTATGGAAAGCGAATCTAAGATACATCTAAGACTAAGTGAGGGAGTCGTGTATATATGCTTTATGTTAAATTTTAGTTAACCTATAATTTAGAATTTATAATAACCTTATATTTGCTCGTGATATTAACCCTTGTGATAATTTAAACCTTAATCATATACTATGAGGCGATTTTTATTCGCGTTTTCAGTCCTATTATTATGTTCCGTGCCAAGCAATTCACTATTCGCCCAAAAGAAGTTTTCTGGAGTGGTGCAAGATGAAAAAGATAAGCTAAAGCTGGAAAACGCTACAATCATGCTCCTACAGGCGAGTGATTCTATAGTGGTCGATTTTGCTAGGTCCGACAAAGATGGGAGATTTTCCATCCAACTCCCTGACACCGGTACCTATTTGATTATCTCCAGTTATCCTAAGTATGGAGATTTTTACAGCGTTATTGATACCAAAAATGATTATTCCACTTTCAATATTGAAATGAGTACAAAGGCTCAGTTGTTGGAAGAAGCGATCGTCATTGGACGAATCCCTATTGTGGTAAAAGGAGATACCACCGAATACGATGCCGGAAGCTTTACCGTCGAAAAAAATGCTAAAGTAGAAGATTTGCTCAAAGTACTCCCTGGTATATCGGTAGATGCATCGGGTAAGATTACGGCGCAAGGAAAGACCGTAGAAAAGGTTTTGGTAGATGGGGAAGAGTTCTTTGGTAACGACCCAAAGCTTGTCACACGGAATATCCGCTCTGATATGGTAGACAAAGTACAGGTATATGACAAAAAATCTGAAGATGCCGAACGAACAGGAGTCGATGATGGACAAAAGGTAAAAACCATTAATGTCAAACTGAAAGAAGATAAAAAGAATGGGATTTTTGGAAAGGCTTTGGCAGGCGGAGGGACAGACGATTATTACATGGGACAGCTGATGTTCAATAAATTTAAAGGGTCTCAAAAAATAGCTGCTTTTGGTCTTTTTGGCAACAATGCAAGTACCAGTCTGTCATGGCAAGATTATGAAAAATACGGGGAGAGTGACAACGTATCCTACTCTGATGATGGCGGACAGATGTATTCCTTCGGTGGGGGCGGTGACGATTTTTCGGGAGAGGGAGTCATTGGACGACCTAAGGCTATTAACTCCGGGCTCATGTTCTCTGATAAGACCAAGGATGGAAAACATAAGCTAAATCTTAGCTATAAATATGGTAAGATTGAACATGATGGGACCGAGTCCACCTTTAGTCAGAACAACTTGCAAGATGGGGTACAGTACACAAATGCCAATAGGGATATAGCTGCAGATAAAGACAGGCAAAAATTTAACCTTAAATATGATCTGCAATTTGACTCCTTGACGAGTTTAATGATTACAGGAAATGCTTCACGGGACAATATTTGGAACAGTATGTCCAATAATTCTACGACGTTAGATCGAAACTTAGATTCGCTCAATACCAGTAGATCCATTGATATTAGCGATCGTAAGGTCGAAAGTCTCAACGCAAGGGCATTGTTCACACGAAAGTTTCTAAAGAAGGGAAGGTCCATCACACTTGGGCTTAGCATCAATAACAACGAAAGCGATGGGGTAGGTACATTGTATTCCAATACGACAATATTCGAGAATAACCCCCTAAAGAGCCCAATCATTGTGGATCAACAGAAAAAGAATGAACAGCAATCCACCACAAAAGGAGGTAGTCTTTCCTATACCGAACCCCTAACGAGCGAATTGAACTTGACATTGAATTATAGCTTGACACGAAATGATAATTCCTCATTGTCGAAATCTTTCAATAAGAATGAAGGCACAGGAGATTATGATATCTTGGATCCCATCTTTAGTAATGACTACGATTTTAATAGAACGAGCAATGGTTATCGAGTAGCGTTGAACCTAAACAATGATAAAATTTGGGCCAATCTCACCAATAATTTAAACAACGATCGGTTGCACCAACAGAACAACTCGAACTCGGATAAGTTGACGCGTTCATTTTTGACATACAATCCTTCATTGTCGATGTCCTATAAATTGAGTAGTGCCTCCAATATCTATTTTAACTACAGCGGGCGGAATCAATTACCTTCGCTTAGTCAAATACAACCTTTGCGAAATAATCAAGACCCTATAAACGAGTATCTCGGTAATGAAAATCTTAAGCCTTCGTTTACCAATAGCTTCAATGTCAATTATAATTCATCAAAGTTGCTCACAGGGTCTTATAGATATATAGGGGGATATTTTCAATTTAATAAGAACGCATTGATTCAAAATATAGATAGTGAGAATGGACTTAACAAGTTTAAATGGGACAATTTGAAGGACCATACCAATTTTTCGTGGAACGTGTGGGGAGGGTATTCGTTTAAACTGAGCAAAAAACTCAACATTTCTAACGGACCTCGGGTTTCGATAAATAGTAACAAAAACTTTAATACGGTTAATGAAGATCTCAATGAGATCAACAGCACAAATTATACTTTTGGATACAATTTTTCAAGGAGCACTACTAAGGGGCTTGATTTCAATTTGATGTTCTCCCCAGGATATCAGCAGATGACATCGAGTTTACAACCCGATCAACGTAATAATGGCTTTATCTTCAATAGTAACGGGTCTGTTTCGTACTATCTACCGACAAAAATTAAATTCTATGTGGATTACAATTATGTGTACCAAGCGGGGACAGATGCAATGCCCGATAATTTCGAGCAATTTTTGGTGCATCCGGGTATTAGTAAGAAATTCCTGAAAAACGAATCCCTAGCACTCGATTTTGTGGTTAATGACCTTTTCAATAAAAATACGGGATTCAGTAGGTCCGTTAGCAATACTTTCTTTACCGAAAGAAGGTCGGATACCATCCGAAGGTACTATATGCTAAAGGTATCTTGGGATTTTACTAAAATGTTTGTTAATTAAGAAAGTGTCCAGTCATGCAGATAATTAAGATTTCCATTCTCATACTTTTTGTACTGATTACCAAACTTAGTTTTGGACAGTATACGTTGTTCCCTAAGACAGGGACTATTACATACGACAAGACCATTTATCTTCAGAATATGCTGACCAAACAGCTCTATGCCAAATCCGAGGGAATGACGCGTCAATGGTATGATCAGTTGAAGGACAAAT encodes:
- a CDS encoding ABC transporter ATP-binding protein — encoded protein: MAEHPLIEITDIGRKYIIGSETIHALKSVSLHINKGEFVALMGPSGSGKSTLMNILGCLDTPSKGDYILNGINVSQMSDDELAEVRNKEIGFVFQTFNLLPKSTALENVALPLIYAGKSKKVRDEKALATLTSVGLEHRTDHKPNELSGGQRQRVAVARALINDPSIILADEPTGNLDTKTSIEIMGLLEDIHSKGNTIILVTHEEDIAQHAHRIVRMRDGLIEDDYPNTDVKSVSPRMSALKERGDDFEKM
- a CDS encoding dipeptidase, with protein sequence MQNIKEYVEANKQRFLDELFDLLRLPSVSADPKFKGDIEKTAEFVAQKLREAGADNVEVCPTAGYPIVYGEKIIDPSLPTVLTYGHYDVQPADPYELWDTPPFEPTVRDGKIYARGSADDKGQFYMHVKAFEYMMKNNTLPCNIKFMIEGEEEVGSKNLGTFVKENKDKLAADVIVISDTSMISMQQPSLETGLRGLSYVEVEVTGPNRDLHSGVYGGAVGNPATILSKLIASLHDENNHIAIPGFYDDVVELSEEERKALNQAPFEIEEYKKDLGIAEVWGEKGFTTIERTGIRPTLEVNGIWGGYIGEGAKTVLPSKAFAKISMRLVPNQNSERITNLFKKHFESIAPAYVKVEVKPHHGGEPVVTPTDSAAYQAAEKALEETFGIKPIPTRGGGSIPIVALFEDVLGIKTVLLGFGLDSDNLHSPNEKYGIENYLMGISTIPLFHKYYAELSK
- a CDS encoding outer membrane beta-barrel protein; translation: MRRFLFAFSVLLLCSVPSNSLFAQKKFSGVVQDEKDKLKLENATIMLLQASDSIVVDFARSDKDGRFSIQLPDTGTYLIISSYPKYGDFYSVIDTKNDYSTFNIEMSTKAQLLEEAIVIGRIPIVVKGDTTEYDAGSFTVEKNAKVEDLLKVLPGISVDASGKITAQGKTVEKVLVDGEEFFGNDPKLVTRNIRSDMVDKVQVYDKKSEDAERTGVDDGQKVKTINVKLKEDKKNGIFGKALAGGGTDDYYMGQLMFNKFKGSQKIAAFGLFGNNASTSLSWQDYEKYGESDNVSYSDDGGQMYSFGGGGDDFSGEGVIGRPKAINSGLMFSDKTKDGKHKLNLSYKYGKIEHDGTESTFSQNNLQDGVQYTNANRDIAADKDRQKFNLKYDLQFDSLTSLMITGNASRDNIWNSMSNNSTTLDRNLDSLNTSRSIDISDRKVESLNARALFTRKFLKKGRSITLGLSINNNESDGVGTLYSNTTIFENNPLKSPIIVDQQKKNEQQSTTKGGSLSYTEPLTSELNLTLNYSLTRNDNSSLSKSFNKNEGTGDYDILDPIFSNDYDFNRTSNGYRVALNLNNDKIWANLTNNLNNDRLHQQNNSNSDKLTRSFLTYNPSLSMSYKLSSASNIYFNYSGRNQLPSLSQIQPLRNNQDPINEYLGNENLKPSFTNSFNVNYNSSKLLTGSYRYIGGYFQFNKNALIQNIDSENGLNKFKWDNLKDHTNFSWNVWGGYSFKLSKKLNISNGPRVSINSNKNFNTVNEDLNEINSTNYTFGYNFSRSTTKGLDFNLMFSPGYQQMTSSLQPDQRNNGFIFNSNGSVSYYLPTKIKFYVDYNYVYQAGTDAMPDNFEQFLVHPGISKKFLKNESLALDFVVNDLFNKNTGFSRSVSNTFFTERRSDTIRRYYMLKVSWDFTKMFVN
- a CDS encoding lysophospholipid acyltransferase family protein, giving the protein MIRIFRKIHRICYLTSVFLFFIIFFPFLLFLCKRPEKYYNQIAFCRKWISILGAYTVGIRFQVRHEVPIDWSQPYVLCANHTSILDITAITHLCKQPFSFLGKVELLKNPVTRIFFKSIDITVDRKSRISAFKAFKRANELLVAGRSVVVFPEGKIDDGYPPQLHEFKSGPFRMAIQNNIPIIPIIIHNAWDVLWDSGLTFGSRPGIVQSTILAPISTDGYTDENSGELQLLIYEKMKTHWETNKIS